A single window of Arvicanthis niloticus isolate mArvNil1 chromosome 20, mArvNil1.pat.X, whole genome shotgun sequence DNA harbors:
- the Ube2g2 gene encoding ubiquitin-conjugating enzyme E2 G2 isoform X2 — protein sequence MNEENFFEWEALIMGPEDTCFEFGVFPAILSFPLDYPLSPPKMRFTCEMFHPNIYPDGRVCISILHAPGDDPMGYESSAERWSPVQSVEKILLSVVSMLAEPNDESGANVDASKMWRDDREQFYKIAKQIVQKSLGL from the exons GGGCCCTGAAGATACTTGCTTTGAGTTTGGTGTGTTTCCCGCCATTCTGAGTTTCCCACTTGACTACCCCCTGAGCCCTCCGAAGATGAGGTTCACCTGTGAGATGTTCCATCCCAACA TCTACCCTGACGGCAGAGTCTGCATCTCCATCCTGCATGCCCCAGGTGATGACCCCATGGGCTATGAGAGCAGTGCCGAGCGGTGGAGCCCAgtgcagagtgtggagaagaTCCTGCTTTCGGTGGTGAGCATGCTGGCAG AGCCCAATGATGAGAGTGGAGCAAACGTAGATGCTTCCAAGATGTGGAGGGACGACCGTGAACAGTTCTACAAGATCGCCAAGCAGATCGTCCAGAAGTCTCTGGGGCTCTGA